One region of Faecalibacter bovis genomic DNA includes:
- a CDS encoding succinate dehydrogenase/fumarate reductase iron-sulfur subunit, whose amino-acid sequence MASSKTISITLKIWRQKNANAQGNMETYSLKDVSTDSSFLEMLDLLNEQLIGEGKEPVAFDHDCREGICGMCSLFINGQAHGPDSGTTTCQLHMRMFKDGETIYIEPWRSAAFPVIKDLIVDRSSFDRIQQAGAYISVNTSGRTVDANAIPVNKKAADEAFDAATCIGCGACVATCKNGSAMLFVGAKVSQFALLPQGQVEASRRAQKMVAQMDLEGFGNCTNTGACEVECPKGISLDNIARMNREFLSAKIASPESV is encoded by the coding sequence ATGGCATCATCAAAAACAATCAGTATAACACTGAAAATTTGGCGTCAAAAAAACGCTAATGCTCAAGGGAACATGGAAACATATTCTCTAAAAGATGTTTCGACTGATTCTTCATTCTTAGAAATGCTTGATTTATTAAACGAGCAATTAATCGGAGAAGGAAAAGAACCAGTTGCTTTTGACCACGATTGTCGTGAAGGTATCTGTGGTATGTGTTCTTTATTCATTAATGGACAAGCACACGGACCAGACTCAGGAACTACAACATGTCAGTTACACATGCGTATGTTTAAAGATGGAGAGACTATTTACATCGAACCATGGAGATCTGCTGCATTCCCTGTAATCAAAGATTTAATTGTTGACCGTTCTTCTTTTGACCGTATCCAACAAGCTGGTGCTTACATTTCTGTAAATACTTCTGGACGTACAGTTGATGCTAATGCAATTCCAGTTAATAAAAAAGCTGCTGATGAAGCGTTTGATGCTGCAACATGTATCGGATGTGGAGCTTGTGTTGCAACTTGTAAAAATGGATCTGCGATGTTATTCGTAGGTGCTAAAGTTTCTCAATTTGCATTATTACCACAAGGACAAGTTGAAGCTTCTCGTCGTGCACAAAAAATGGTTGCACAAATGGACTTAGAAGGTTTTGGTAACTGTACTAATACAGGAGCTTGTGAGGTAGAATGTCCTAAAGGAATTTCTTTAGACAATATCGCGCGTATGAACCGTGAGTTCTTATCTGCGAAAATTGCTTCTCCTGAATCAGTTTAA
- the htpG gene encoding molecular chaperone HtpG has product MNKGSINVSVENIFPLIKKFLYSDHEIFLRELVSNATDATLKLKHLTNIGEAKVEYGDPKIEVKINKENSTLHIIDQGLGMTAEEVEKYINQVAFSGAEEFINQHKDADGIIGHFGLGFYSAFMVADKVEIITKSYKDEPAAHWTCDGSPEFTLDVADKTDRGTEIILHIAEDSKEFLDEWKIRELLSKYNKFMPVPIKFGTRKETLPLPEGAAEDAKPEEIEVDNIINNPTPAWTKTPSDLVDEDYQKFYRELYPMQFEDPLFHIHLNVDYPFNLTGILFFPKLGNNINIDKDKIQLYQNQVFVTDEVKGIVPDFLMLLRGVIDSPDIPLNVSRSYLQADGAVKKISAHITKKVADKMGALITQNREEYEQKWNDIKVVIEYGMVTEDKFFEKSDKFALYPTTNNTYYTWNELIEKIKGNQTDKNNKTVILYATDKDSQDQYIQIANEKGYEVIFLDSPIAAHLIQKLEGTKENVSFARVDADHINNLIDKDEVKISKLSDEDKEKLKTQINEGINNQSYTVQLEDLSATDAPFIITQSEFMRRMKDMQATGGAGMFGMGNFPEMYNVVVNSNSDLATQILANENQEERNEIISHALDLAKLSQGLLKGKELTNFINKSFNKLK; this is encoded by the coding sequence ATGAACAAAGGAAGCATTAATGTATCAGTGGAAAATATTTTTCCATTAATCAAGAAATTCTTATACTCTGATCACGAAATCTTTTTACGCGAATTAGTTTCTAATGCAACTGATGCTACGTTAAAATTAAAGCATTTAACAAATATTGGTGAAGCCAAAGTTGAATATGGTGATCCTAAAATTGAGGTAAAAATCAACAAAGAAAATTCAACTTTACATATTATCGACCAAGGTTTAGGTATGACTGCTGAAGAGGTTGAAAAATACATCAATCAAGTTGCTTTTTCTGGAGCAGAAGAATTTATTAATCAACACAAAGATGCTGACGGAATCATTGGACATTTCGGGTTAGGTTTCTACTCTGCTTTTATGGTGGCTGATAAAGTAGAAATTATTACAAAATCTTACAAAGATGAACCAGCAGCTCATTGGACTTGCGATGGTTCGCCAGAATTTACTTTAGATGTAGCAGATAAAACCGATCGAGGAACTGAAATTATATTACACATTGCTGAAGATTCTAAAGAATTTTTAGATGAGTGGAAAATCCGTGAACTTTTATCAAAATACAATAAATTTATGCCTGTTCCGATTAAATTTGGAACGCGTAAAGAAACTTTACCATTACCTGAAGGTGCTGCAGAAGATGCAAAACCAGAAGAAATTGAAGTAGATAATATCATCAATAATCCTACACCAGCTTGGACAAAAACTCCTTCAGATTTAGTTGATGAAGATTATCAAAAATTTTATCGTGAGTTGTATCCAATGCAATTCGAAGATCCATTATTCCACATCCATTTAAATGTTGATTATCCATTTAATTTAACAGGAATTTTATTCTTCCCGAAATTAGGAAATAACATTAATATCGATAAAGATAAAATTCAATTATATCAAAACCAAGTATTTGTTACGGACGAAGTTAAAGGGATTGTTCCAGATTTCTTAATGTTATTGCGTGGAGTTATAGATTCTCCGGATATTCCTTTAAATGTTTCTCGTTCTTATTTACAAGCTGATGGAGCTGTTAAGAAAATTTCAGCACACATCACTAAAAAAGTTGCGGATAAAATGGGTGCTTTAATTACTCAAAACCGTGAAGAATACGAACAAAAATGGAACGATATTAAAGTCGTAATTGAATATGGAATGGTAACCGAAGATAAATTCTTCGAAAAATCTGACAAGTTCGCTTTATATCCTACTACAAATAATACTTATTATACTTGGAATGAATTAATCGAAAAGATTAAAGGCAATCAAACAGATAAGAACAATAAAACTGTTATTTTATATGCAACAGATAAAGATTCACAAGATCAATATATCCAAATTGCAAACGAAAAAGGATATGAAGTTATTTTCTTAGATTCACCTATTGCTGCGCATTTAATTCAGAAATTAGAAGGAACAAAAGAAAATGTTTCATTTGCACGTGTAGATGCGGATCATATCAATAACTTAATTGATAAAGACGAAGTTAAAATTTCAAAATTATCTGATGAAGATAAAGAGAAATTAAAAACTCAAATTAATGAAGGGATTAACAACCAATCATATACTGTACAATTAGAAGATTTATCAGCTACTGACGCACCATTTATTATTACGCAATCAGAATTTATGCGTCGTATGAAAGATATGCAGGCGACTGGTGGAGCTGGAATGTTTGGTATGGGTAACTTCCCAGAAATGTACAATGTTGTAGTAAATTCTAATTCAGATTTAGCTACACAAATTTTAGCTAATGAAAATCAAGAAGAAAGAAATGAAATTATTTCTCATGCATTAGATTTAGCAAAACTTTCTCAAGGATTGTTAAAAGGTAAAGAATTGACAAATTTTATCAATAAATCTTTTAATAAATTAAAATAA
- a CDS encoding leucine-rich repeat domain-containing protein translates to MKIDQIPFDLISKHNENIRVLIVTNSPDLTSIPAKINTLKNLKKFYISGTQVKDLPEDLFKIDGLESFEYNMNQTEKIPSAIGNLTSLKKLNLSLLPITTLPVEIGKLTNLESLEITNNKGGKHIANKSYNLVGIKHLPKEIGNLTKLNKLY, encoded by the coding sequence ATGAAAATAGATCAAATACCATTTGATTTAATTAGTAAACATAACGAGAATATTAGAGTTTTAATTGTAACAAATTCACCGGATTTAACTTCTATACCTGCCAAGATAAATACATTAAAAAATCTTAAAAAATTTTATATTTCAGGCACTCAGGTGAAAGATTTACCAGAAGATCTTTTTAAGATTGATGGATTAGAATCTTTTGAATATAATATGAATCAAACCGAGAAAATTCCTTCTGCAATTGGAAATCTTACTTCGCTAAAAAAGTTAAATTTATCCCTATTGCCAATTACAACTTTACCAGTTGAAATAGGAAAATTAACCAACTTAGAATCGTTAGAAATCACCAATAATAAAGGTGGGAAACATATAGCAAATAAAAGTTATAATTTGGTTGGAATTAAACATTTACCAAAAGAAATTGGTAATCTTACAAAATTGAACAAATTATATTAA
- a CDS encoding DUF6770 family protein → MIVYGQIQDLSQLSTGQHETSAILNDHNQKVIGYAFIYNKGLVDDDKKQQFEYVILDKNLNKITNGNYNVPYHKIFIPKVSSIVFNNQNLYITTTFRENKYAITTGQLVTSVDLKNNNFKNQLYSNGSIYQNDEIDFDYLSKLDYASTYSFANFLFVNNVKDKIHFVSSQINKLDQNIAPLNYVTFYDQDFNKKYEYYLDGEKRKEYYSFLTKSIYGDKTVIWQRKSTYNNGIKLGIDRLLTYDINSGELLNNILYNSKSLNAQEYFDPNIEFVDDRMLVIGEIKSTPDQYIGKYQSKPSLGIKRNIYNEKGEVILENKVYYQDVFADLKFKNGRDNKGFKFLITEFFNFSDLSFSILLAKEKGDGSFVLTKTTDFIVVNFDKDGKYKNHILLEKSKEYYDSYLFSQENKEENEVLFFYQENVKEAGKKNYYLVVNKLKDGKLTQVKMPFKTDSSYLRFSKAEYGSILITEYNKDDKETSIRLEKINI, encoded by the coding sequence ATGATAGTTTATGGACAAATTCAAGATTTGTCTCAGCTTTCAACTGGACAACACGAAACATCTGCCATTTTAAATGATCATAATCAAAAAGTAATTGGTTACGCTTTTATTTACAATAAAGGTTTGGTTGATGATGACAAAAAGCAACAGTTTGAATATGTGATTTTAGATAAAAATCTAAATAAAATTACAAACGGAAATTACAATGTTCCTTATCATAAAATCTTTATTCCTAAAGTAAGTTCTATCGTTTTTAATAATCAAAACTTATATATTACAACAACTTTTAGAGAGAATAAATATGCTATTACGACAGGTCAATTAGTTACTTCTGTTGATTTAAAAAACAACAATTTTAAAAATCAATTATATTCTAACGGATCTATATATCAAAATGATGAAATAGATTTTGATTATCTTTCAAAACTTGATTATGCATCAACATATAGTTTTGCAAATTTTCTATTTGTAAATAATGTTAAGGATAAAATACATTTTGTATCTTCTCAAATAAACAAATTAGATCAAAATATTGCGCCGCTAAATTATGTAACTTTTTATGATCAAGACTTTAATAAGAAATACGAATATTATTTAGATGGAGAGAAAAGGAAGGAATATTATTCGTTTTTAACAAAATCGATTTACGGTGATAAAACAGTTATTTGGCAACGAAAAAGTACGTATAATAACGGAATCAAACTTGGTATAGATCGTTTACTAACGTATGATATAAATTCAGGCGAATTATTAAATAATATCCTTTACAATTCTAAATCTTTAAATGCACAAGAATATTTTGATCCAAATATTGAGTTTGTAGATGATAGAATGTTAGTTATTGGAGAAATTAAATCAACTCCAGATCAATATATAGGTAAATATCAATCAAAACCATCATTGGGAATTAAAAGAAATATTTACAATGAAAAGGGAGAAGTCATCCTAGAAAACAAAGTATATTATCAAGATGTTTTTGCGGATCTTAAATTTAAAAACGGAAGAGATAATAAAGGTTTTAAATTTTTGATTACAGAATTTTTTAACTTCAGTGATTTGTCATTTTCTATATTATTAGCGAAAGAGAAAGGAGATGGAAGTTTCGTACTAACTAAAACTACAGATTTTATAGTCGTTAATTTTGATAAAGATGGAAAATATAAAAATCACATCTTATTAGAAAAATCCAAAGAATATTACGACAGTTATTTGTTTTCACAAGAAAATAAAGAGGAAAACGAAGTTCTATTCTTCTACCAAGAAAATGTAAAGGAAGCTGGAAAAAAGAATTATTATTTAGTGGTGAATAAACTAAAAGACGGAAAATTAACGCAAGTTAAAATGCCTTTTAAAACCGATTCATCCTATTTAAGATTTTCCAAAGCAGAATATGGAAGTATTTTAATAACAGAATACAATAAAGATGATAAGGAAACATCAATTCGATTAGAAAAAATAAACATATAA
- a CDS encoding DUF72 domain-containing protein, with the protein MKFGKVEDVSKVDFTLPPIHPDTFEVLKRFPLDDDFEVYVGGARWAKQELKGFFPPKTKDELMYYSTQFNSIEMNGTFYRSPTKEQVITWKNKTPDDFRFFPKVPQSISHYSRLLNVKEKLWTFLDSITLFEEKLGIAFLQMHDNYKPKDFDRLAEFIQNFPKGYPLALEIRNEEWFQNQTIFNQYVQLLEENFITNIIVDTPGRRDMLHMRLTTPHLFVRFVSAYHQLDYQRLDDWILIIKNLKANGLQSVNFFIHQGLQGQEELYATYFVEQLNKELGLEIRVPKVYRENF; encoded by the coding sequence ATGAAGTTCGGAAAAGTAGAAGATGTTTCAAAAGTAGATTTTACATTACCACCGATCCATCCAGATACGTTTGAAGTTTTAAAACGTTTTCCATTAGATGATGATTTTGAAGTTTACGTTGGTGGCGCTCGATGGGCAAAACAAGAATTAAAAGGTTTTTTTCCACCTAAAACGAAAGATGAATTAATGTACTATTCAACTCAATTTAACTCAATTGAAATGAATGGTACATTTTATCGTTCCCCAACAAAAGAGCAGGTTATAACTTGGAAAAATAAAACTCCGGATGATTTTAGATTTTTTCCGAAAGTACCACAAAGTATTTCTCATTACAGCCGCTTGTTAAATGTAAAAGAAAAATTATGGACATTTTTAGATTCCATTACATTATTCGAAGAAAAATTGGGAATTGCTTTTTTGCAAATGCACGACAATTACAAGCCGAAAGATTTTGATCGTTTGGCAGAATTTATACAAAATTTTCCGAAAGGTTATCCTTTAGCTTTAGAGATTAGAAATGAAGAATGGTTTCAGAATCAAACTATTTTTAATCAATATGTGCAATTATTAGAAGAAAATTTTATCACAAATATCATCGTAGATACGCCAGGTAGACGAGATATGTTGCATATGCGATTAACGACGCCGCATTTATTTGTACGATTTGTAAGTGCATATCATCAGCTTGATTATCAACGTTTGGATGATTGGATTTTGATTATTAAAAATTTAAAAGCAAACGGATTACAAAGCGTTAATTTTTTTATTCATCAAGGTTTACAAGGGCAAGAAGAATTGTATGCGACCTATTTTGTAGAACAACTGAATAAAGAATTAGGTTTAGAGATTCGAGTTCCTAAAGTTTATCGAGAAAATTTTTAA
- a CDS encoding M48 family metalloprotease, with protein sequence MKKALLFTLLIIFSTISFAQNTSKENSLKDLKLIQNKHRNFDNKIEREIYDRNFKSLEYSIEKGFTKDQFIVDKNFTNFIQKIFSEITRANISYQLNNPNFFIVKNNIPNASSFGFDYYMLYYGLFNLAENEYQIAAVLGHEMAHNYLNHSIEEIKQEASFLIDFKKEIKSIKKQEFIRLIKSQDEIIQKKYDLANQSRIKEIAADSLGFVFYSNANFPKSEYLEMLNRLDQYNTKNTIILKDSTYYNLFSSAGISINPKWLKLEKEELFAGLTFTEHVDQDSVKTHPNTNERKQWIAKKFKVENIKTDVVKPSVEFIQLKNKVVEDFYNTMFLNDSFGDALYLLFNEKQNKSERNDLDKNIGIAFTKLHEARLKHEFNKYVTIADANDEDADYHKFLNFLWNLSTNDLKIIGEYYTKKTAE encoded by the coding sequence ATGAAAAAAGCTCTACTATTTACACTATTAATTATTTTTTCTACAATTTCTTTTGCTCAAAATACCTCAAAAGAAAACAGTCTGAAAGACTTAAAATTAATCCAAAACAAGCACCGAAATTTTGACAACAAAATTGAACGTGAAATATATGATCGGAATTTTAAATCATTAGAATATAGTATTGAGAAAGGTTTTACGAAAGATCAATTTATTGTAGATAAGAATTTTACGAATTTCATTCAAAAAATTTTTTCAGAAATTACTCGCGCAAATATTTCTTATCAGCTAAATAATCCTAACTTTTTTATCGTTAAAAATAACATTCCAAACGCATCTTCATTTGGTTTTGATTATTATATGCTGTACTACGGATTATTTAATTTGGCAGAAAATGAATATCAAATTGCTGCAGTTTTAGGACATGAAATGGCTCATAATTATTTAAATCATTCGATTGAGGAAATTAAACAAGAAGCTTCATTTTTAATTGATTTTAAAAAAGAAATCAAATCGATTAAGAAACAAGAATTCATACGTCTAATTAAATCTCAGGATGAGATTATTCAGAAAAAATACGATTTAGCTAATCAATCTCGTATAAAAGAAATTGCTGCAGATAGTTTGGGTTTTGTGTTTTATAGTAACGCAAATTTTCCAAAATCTGAATATTTGGAAATGTTGAATCGATTAGATCAATACAACACAAAAAATACAATAATTTTAAAAGATAGTACTTATTATAATCTATTTTCATCTGCAGGAATTTCGATAAACCCAAAATGGCTGAAATTAGAAAAAGAAGAATTGTTTGCTGGTTTAACGTTTACAGAACACGTAGACCAAGATTCAGTTAAAACTCATCCAAATACAAACGAAAGAAAGCAATGGATTGCCAAAAAATTTAAAGTTGAAAATATAAAAACTGATGTTGTAAAACCTTCTGTTGAATTTATTCAATTGAAAAATAAAGTAGTTGAAGATTTTTATAATACAATGTTTTTGAATGATAGTTTCGGCGATGCACTTTATCTATTATTCAATGAAAAGCAAAATAAATCAGAACGAAATGATTTGGATAAAAATATAGGAATTGCATTTACAAAATTACATGAAGCCCGTTTGAAACATGAGTTTAATAAATATGTAACAATTGCGGATGCCAATGATGAAGATGCAGATTACCACAAATTTTTGAACTTTTTATGGAATTTAAGTACAAATGATTTAAAAATAATCGGAGAATATTATACAAAAAAAACAGCTGAATAA
- a CDS encoding leucine-rich repeat domain-containing protein, whose amino-acid sequence MGKLENLVYLMLFDNEIKEIPKEIGNLKNLKNLVLNDNPIESLPNTIGDLTNLNILNLNRTKLKSLPESLGNLKNLKMLDIVDTPISEEELRNLKKKLPDTRIYNGKDITL is encoded by the coding sequence ATTGGGAAGTTAGAGAACTTAGTGTATTTAATGCTTTTTGATAATGAAATTAAAGAAATTCCTAAAGAAATAGGAAATCTAAAGAATCTGAAAAATTTAGTTTTAAATGATAATCCAATCGAATCACTACCAAATACGATTGGAGATTTAACAAATCTGAATATTCTAAATCTAAATCGTACAAAATTGAAATCGCTTCCGGAAAGTTTAGGTAATTTAAAGAATCTTAAAATGCTTGACATTGTAGATACACCAATTTCAGAAGAAGAATTAAGAAATCTAAAAAAGAAGTTACCTGATACTAGAATTTATAACGGAAAGGATATTACGTTATAA